One genomic window of Paenarthrobacter ureafaciens includes the following:
- the secA gene encoding preprotein translocase subunit SecA, whose amino-acid sequence MASLIEKLLRTGDKKTLKQLRNYADSINALEDSFKTFSDAELREETDRLRARHQDGETLNDLLPEAFAAVREASSRTLGMRHFDVQLMGGAALHLGNIAEMKTGEGKTLVATAPAYLNALTGKGVHVVTVNDYLAEYQSELMGRVYRFLGLTSGCILSNQDPALRREQYAADITYGTNNEFGFDYLRDNMAWDASELVQRGHHFAIVDEVDSILIDEARTPLIISGPAQGDTNRWYSEFAKVVLRLQPDVDYEVDEKKRTVGVLESGIEKVEDYLGIQNLYESANTPLIGFLNNAIKAKELFKRDKDYVILDGEVLIVDEHTGRILAGRRYNEGMHQAIEAKENVEIKAENQTLATVTLQNYFRMYSKLSGMTGTAETEAAEFMSTYKLGVVAIPTNRDMQRIDQPDLVYKNEIVKFDAVVKDIAERHEKGQPVLVGTTSVEKSEYLSKLLGKEGIRHEVLNAKNHAREASIVAQAGRKGAVTVATNMAGRGTDIMLGGNAEFTAIAELAKRGLDPEENSDEYEAAWPEALAAAKQAVKDEHEEVLDLGGLYVLGTERHESRRIDNQLRGRSGRQGDPGESRFYLSLTDDLMRLFNSGAAERLMNSSVPDDVALESKLVSRAIASAQSQVEARNAEQRKNVLKYDDVLNRQREAIYGDRRRILEGDDLHEKVQFFLEDTINALIDAATAEGTGDDWDFNQLWSNLKTLYPATVTAQDIIDEAGGKSKVTVEFLRNEILSDAKLVYQAREEAIGSESMRELERRVVLSVLGRKWQEHLYEMDYLKEGIGLRAMAQRDPLVEYQREGYVMFQSMMEAIREESIGFLYNLEVEVTPAEDVVVADDSVGGTHTEHHEPQIRAAGLEAPEKPAQLQYTAPGEDGGTQTRIEGRSSGRSGNPAKAATQEPRKPAKKKRR is encoded by the coding sequence GTGGCATCACTAATCGAAAAACTTCTCCGCACGGGTGACAAAAAAACCCTGAAGCAACTGCGGAACTATGCCGATTCCATCAATGCCCTTGAAGACTCATTCAAGACGTTCTCAGATGCCGAACTCCGTGAAGAGACCGACCGGCTCCGCGCCCGTCACCAAGACGGAGAAACCCTCAACGATCTTCTCCCCGAGGCCTTCGCTGCAGTTCGGGAGGCTTCGTCCAGGACCCTGGGAATGCGCCACTTCGACGTACAGCTCATGGGTGGCGCCGCACTCCACCTGGGCAACATTGCCGAAATGAAGACCGGTGAAGGTAAAACACTCGTCGCAACGGCGCCTGCCTACCTGAATGCTTTGACCGGCAAGGGCGTCCATGTTGTGACGGTCAACGATTACCTTGCCGAGTACCAATCCGAACTGATGGGCCGCGTCTACCGCTTCCTGGGCCTCACCAGCGGATGCATCCTGTCCAACCAGGATCCGGCCTTGCGCAGGGAACAGTACGCTGCGGACATCACGTACGGCACCAATAACGAGTTCGGATTCGATTACCTGCGCGACAACATGGCCTGGGATGCCAGCGAGCTCGTGCAACGAGGACACCATTTCGCGATTGTTGATGAAGTCGACTCCATCCTGATCGACGAGGCACGTACACCGCTGATCATCTCCGGCCCCGCCCAGGGGGACACCAACCGCTGGTACAGCGAGTTCGCCAAGGTTGTTCTTCGCCTCCAGCCGGACGTTGACTACGAGGTCGACGAAAAGAAGCGCACGGTAGGCGTGCTGGAATCCGGCATCGAAAAAGTCGAGGACTACCTCGGCATCCAGAACCTGTACGAATCAGCCAACACTCCTTTGATCGGTTTCCTCAACAACGCCATCAAGGCCAAGGAGCTTTTCAAGCGGGATAAGGACTACGTCATCCTGGACGGCGAAGTGCTGATCGTTGACGAACATACCGGACGTATCCTCGCCGGGCGCCGCTACAACGAGGGCATGCACCAAGCGATCGAGGCCAAGGAAAACGTCGAGATCAAGGCAGAGAACCAGACTCTCGCCACCGTCACCCTGCAGAACTACTTCCGCATGTATTCCAAGCTGTCCGGCATGACCGGCACGGCTGAGACGGAAGCCGCAGAGTTCATGAGCACCTACAAGCTGGGCGTAGTAGCCATCCCGACCAACCGGGACATGCAGCGCATCGACCAGCCTGACCTCGTCTACAAGAACGAAATCGTGAAGTTCGACGCGGTGGTCAAGGACATCGCCGAGCGGCATGAGAAGGGCCAGCCCGTCCTTGTGGGCACAACCAGCGTGGAGAAGAGCGAATATCTCTCCAAGTTGCTGGGTAAAGAGGGCATCCGCCACGAGGTACTCAATGCAAAGAACCACGCCCGGGAAGCCTCGATCGTGGCACAAGCGGGTCGTAAAGGCGCAGTGACTGTTGCTACCAACATGGCAGGCCGCGGCACGGACATCATGTTGGGCGGAAACGCCGAGTTCACTGCGATTGCCGAGTTGGCCAAGCGCGGACTCGACCCCGAGGAAAACTCGGACGAGTACGAGGCCGCTTGGCCGGAGGCGCTCGCCGCGGCCAAGCAAGCCGTCAAGGATGAGCATGAGGAAGTGTTGGATCTGGGCGGTCTCTACGTCCTGGGCACTGAGCGCCACGAATCCCGCCGCATCGACAACCAGCTTCGCGGACGGTCCGGCCGTCAAGGTGATCCCGGTGAGTCCCGCTTCTACCTCTCCCTGACCGATGACCTCATGAGGCTGTTCAACTCCGGTGCAGCCGAAAGGCTCATGAACAGTTCGGTCCCGGACGACGTTGCCCTGGAATCGAAGCTCGTGTCCCGAGCCATCGCCTCGGCCCAAAGCCAAGTGGAAGCCCGCAACGCGGAACAGCGCAAGAACGTCCTCAAATACGATGATGTCCTGAACCGCCAGCGCGAGGCTATCTACGGTGACCGCCGTCGGATCCTTGAGGGGGACGATCTCCACGAAAAGGTTCAGTTCTTCCTGGAAGACACCATTAACGCCCTGATTGACGCCGCGACTGCCGAAGGTACCGGCGACGATTGGGACTTCAACCAGCTCTGGTCGAACCTTAAGACCCTTTACCCGGCAACGGTCACCGCCCAGGACATCATTGATGAGGCTGGAGGCAAGTCCAAGGTTACGGTCGAGTTCCTGAGGAATGAGATCCTCTCCGACGCGAAGTTGGTCTACCAGGCACGCGAAGAAGCTATCGGCTCTGAAAGCATGCGTGAGCTTGAACGTCGCGTCGTCCTTTCGGTCTTGGGACGGAAGTGGCAAGAGCACCTTTACGAGATGGATTACCTCAAGGAAGGCATCGGCCTGAGGGCGATGGCGCAGAGGGACCCGTTGGTGGAGTATCAGCGCGAGGGCTATGTCATGTTCCAGAGCATGATGGAGGCCATCCGCGAAGAGAGCATTGGGTTCCTCTATAACCTCGAGGTAGAGGTAACCCCGGCGGAAGACGTTGTGGTGGCCGACGACTCTGTTGGTGGCACGCATACCGAGCACCACGAGCCTCAAATCCGGGCAGCAGGCCTCGAAGCGCCTGAGAAGCCGGCTCAGCTGCAGTACACGGCGCCCGGCGAAGACGGAGGAACCCAGACGCGCATTGAGGGAAGGTCTTCAGGCCGTTCGGGAAACCCGGCGAAGGCAGCCACCCAGGAACCGCGGAAGCCCGCTAAGAAGAAGCGGCGTTAG
- a CDS encoding LpqB family beta-propeller domain-containing protein produces MNRQQARKRAFVAMLAILMVLLASCAQIPRSGPVGKSKDEGAGNANAPVFFPAAPRAGASPEAVIEDFYMAGSGYEDDYPVARQYLTQAQSVTWKPDKRALVFREAQVVKTAIENEYVYQLDVAYSVDADGIATQYPAGTKESIPVTLDQVEGEWRISKVPDGTAIPEETFKVIYGAYPIYFYDPTFTYAVPDYRWFIKKKTVKSMTSALLAGPAPYLRGAVVSAFPSGMKLARESVPVVSGSAQVDLSAKELFDASAEDRQRMQNQLALTFRSQPDVINVQLRADQDLVRVDDDGSVLPPVVDRSVPARQIAINNGELVRYENNRISPLPDIRSVAGLGPHAPAESPVSQTIAFLNGDKTTLYVIEPGQETARQLTTRSTLTGPSFSPGDWVWTAGPGASGATEVVAFKPTGIAAGMAMPSVTMTPAWLSGRTVKDFRVSREGTRALVISEANGKTAVQVAGIVRNSDGTPKDLTVPVNLVTSSEPDQGVWVNGSSVAVMAGSATATVVPELLSLASGDPQQLAPWDGLTSLSAGNGPEQIFGQSEAGVFQRVGNGWELQLKGPTEPSFPG; encoded by the coding sequence GTGAATCGCCAACAAGCCCGCAAACGCGCCTTCGTGGCCATGCTGGCGATCCTGATGGTCCTGCTGGCTTCCTGTGCGCAGATTCCCCGGTCCGGACCGGTTGGCAAGAGCAAGGATGAGGGCGCCGGAAACGCCAACGCCCCCGTCTTCTTTCCGGCGGCACCTCGCGCCGGAGCAAGTCCGGAAGCCGTGATCGAGGACTTCTACATGGCGGGCAGCGGCTACGAGGACGACTACCCTGTAGCACGCCAGTACCTCACCCAGGCGCAGTCCGTCACCTGGAAGCCTGACAAACGTGCCTTGGTGTTCCGTGAGGCGCAGGTTGTTAAGACGGCCATTGAAAACGAATACGTCTACCAGCTGGATGTTGCCTATTCCGTGGATGCCGACGGCATAGCAACCCAGTACCCGGCTGGAACCAAGGAATCCATTCCCGTCACCCTGGACCAAGTGGAAGGGGAGTGGCGGATTTCCAAGGTGCCGGACGGGACAGCCATACCCGAGGAAACCTTCAAGGTCATCTACGGTGCCTATCCCATCTACTTCTACGACCCCACCTTCACTTATGCGGTGCCGGACTACCGCTGGTTCATTAAGAAGAAGACCGTCAAGTCGATGACCAGCGCCTTGCTCGCCGGTCCCGCACCCTACTTGCGTGGCGCCGTCGTCAGCGCTTTTCCGTCCGGGATGAAGCTGGCCCGTGAGTCGGTCCCCGTCGTGTCCGGGTCCGCGCAAGTGGACCTCTCGGCGAAGGAGCTTTTTGACGCCTCGGCCGAGGACCGCCAACGCATGCAGAACCAGTTGGCTTTGACATTCAGGAGCCAACCGGACGTGATAAACGTCCAACTGCGTGCAGACCAGGACCTGGTCCGGGTGGACGATGACGGTTCCGTCCTCCCGCCTGTGGTTGACCGAAGCGTTCCCGCCCGCCAAATAGCCATCAACAACGGGGAATTGGTCCGCTACGAGAACAACAGGATCTCACCCTTGCCTGACATTCGGTCGGTGGCGGGCCTGGGGCCGCATGCACCGGCCGAGTCGCCCGTGTCCCAAACCATCGCGTTCCTCAACGGAGACAAGACCACCCTGTACGTCATAGAGCCCGGACAGGAAACGGCCAGGCAACTGACCACCAGGAGCACCCTCACCGGGCCTTCTTTCAGTCCCGGTGATTGGGTTTGGACTGCCGGTCCCGGTGCCAGCGGTGCCACGGAAGTGGTCGCCTTCAAACCCACGGGCATTGCAGCAGGCATGGCTATGCCGTCAGTGACCATGACCCCGGCCTGGTTGTCGGGCAGGACGGTCAAGGACTTCCGTGTTTCCAGGGAAGGAACCCGGGCGCTGGTTATTTCCGAAGCCAACGGAAAGACGGCGGTACAGGTGGCCGGCATAGTGCGCAATTCCGACGGGACTCCGAAGGACCTTACGGTGCCCGTAAACCTGGTCACCTCTTCCGAACCGGACCAGGGCGTGTGGGTCAACGGTTCTTCGGTGGCAGTGATGGCGGGGTCCGCCACGGCAACCGTGGTTCCGGAACTGCTGTCCTTGGCATCAGGGGATCCCCAGCAGCTTGCGCCCTGGGACGGTCTCACGAGCCTGAGCGCCGGCAATGGCCCGGAGCAAATATTCGGCCAATCCGAGGCCGGGGTCTTCCAACGCGTAGGAAACGGTTGGGAGCTACAACTCAAAGGACCTACGGAGCCTTCCTTCCCGGGATGA
- the hpf gene encoding ribosome hibernation-promoting factor, HPF/YfiA family, giving the protein MEFMISGRNLTVSDRFREYAGEKISKIESLGDKVQRVDAKVSKETNPRQTPGQLTVEVTVLGRGPVIRAEATAADKFAAFDLAYNKLLERLRRAKDRKKVHHGRHTPKAVREATASLEPASTTAPIYEVAGNSETAAAEPDERSPYEIENDIPAGDSPVLIRRKVFPAASLTLDDAVDNMELVGHNFYLFLDKETNAPSVVYRRSGWTYGVISLDSTCEPGQEAVEEKIHAYRSDDQAASAR; this is encoded by the coding sequence ATGGAGTTCATGATCAGCGGACGAAATCTGACAGTTTCCGACCGCTTCCGCGAATATGCCGGCGAGAAGATCTCAAAGATTGAATCCCTGGGGGACAAGGTCCAGCGGGTTGACGCCAAGGTTTCCAAGGAGACCAATCCCCGGCAGACGCCCGGCCAGCTTACCGTTGAAGTGACAGTCTTGGGCCGAGGCCCTGTTATTCGTGCCGAAGCCACAGCCGCTGACAAATTTGCTGCCTTCGATCTCGCCTACAACAAGCTTCTTGAGCGTCTGCGGCGGGCGAAGGACAGGAAGAAGGTGCACCACGGGCGCCACACGCCCAAGGCCGTTCGCGAAGCAACGGCATCCCTGGAGCCTGCCAGTACAACGGCTCCCATTTACGAGGTGGCCGGTAACAGCGAAACCGCTGCAGCCGAACCCGACGAGCGGTCGCCGTACGAGATCGAAAACGATATTCCCGCCGGTGATTCCCCCGTGCTTATCCGCCGGAAGGTTTTCCCGGCAGCCTCGCTCACGCTCGACGACGCCGTCGACAACATGGAACTCGTGGGTCACAACTTCTACCTGTTCCTTGATAAGGAAACCAACGCACCCTCCGTTGTGTACCGTCGAAGCGGCTGGACCTATGGTGTGATCTCCCTCGATTCCACCTGTGAGCCCGGCCAGGAGGCCGTCGAAGAGAAGATCCACGCGTACCGCTCGGACGACCAAGCAGCAAGCGCACGGTAA
- a CDS encoding ComF family protein, whose product MDIDGTATLEVVAAGPYREELSQALLSFKRLGQWRLANVLGACLARAVGAAAGGKASYCLVPVPSSGAAFRKRGFSPVQLLLASTRRRRLLPDFPVVDVLRKRPEPVLLIRRGASPRSIHQYLAGVLGRSGGIRKAGGQKGLGRGERARRVAGSMQVPSRSTKKINGQKLLIIDDVLTTGATLAESARALSAAGGIVCGAIVLAATRPPAYASGPVGDESPESL is encoded by the coding sequence GTGGACATCGATGGGACCGCGACGTTGGAAGTCGTGGCAGCGGGCCCGTACCGTGAGGAACTCAGCCAGGCGTTGTTGTCGTTCAAACGGCTTGGCCAATGGCGCTTGGCGAATGTCCTGGGCGCGTGCCTGGCACGGGCGGTGGGAGCTGCCGCCGGTGGAAAAGCAAGCTACTGCCTTGTTCCGGTGCCCAGCAGCGGAGCAGCTTTCAGGAAGCGTGGTTTCAGCCCCGTGCAACTCCTCCTGGCCAGTACGCGGCGCCGCCGATTGCTCCCGGACTTTCCGGTAGTGGACGTCCTGCGGAAACGCCCCGAACCTGTGCTGCTTATCCGTAGGGGAGCTTCGCCGCGGAGTATCCACCAGTACCTCGCCGGCGTTCTCGGAAGAAGCGGCGGTATCAGGAAAGCCGGAGGACAGAAGGGCTTGGGGCGCGGAGAACGGGCCAGGAGGGTCGCCGGCTCCATGCAGGTGCCGTCCCGGTCCACGAAGAAGATCAACGGGCAAAAGCTCTTGATCATTGACGATGTTCTGACCACCGGGGCGACGCTCGCCGAATCAGCCAGAGCGCTGTCCGCAGCCGGCGGCATCGTGTGCGGAGCCATCGTGTTGGCGGCCACGAGGCCACCAGCCTACGCCTCCGGGCCGGTCGGCGACGAGTCCCCGGAGTCCTTGTGA
- a CDS encoding winged helix-turn-helix domain-containing protein, whose translation MTVSLSLSQARRMALEAQGLARVRPTTPVTARAVGRTFAQLQLVQIDSVNVLARSHYLPFFSRLGNYDTAILQTMAGRAPRRMMEYWAHEASFIRPEHFPDLLAWQKRYWVGAHSLDEEVRIDMENRILAVLATSRPMTASELTAKLGHDEVQDRANWGWNWNVVKRVLEHLFEEGRVSAAARTAQFERRYALTSRVYPGGTPEWMDPDASMDRLIEAAAKAHGIGTVRCFADYFRTPTKAGQASVERLQRAGRLERVTVKGWDRDVFRHVDAKIPRRAEGRALLSPFDSLVFERRRLEELFGFHYRIEIYTPAAKRRFGYYVLPFLLREGIVARVDLKADRPGGRLLVRSAHAEPSAPSDTAEELAAELCLMGDWLGLQEVVVSPVGDLARTLNEAIAARRHSQDPLGGRVNPLTGETGYVALVSPVD comes from the coding sequence ATGACCGTTTCGCTGAGCCTGTCACAGGCGCGGCGGATGGCTTTGGAGGCCCAAGGATTAGCAAGGGTCCGGCCCACCACCCCCGTAACAGCGAGGGCGGTGGGCCGGACTTTTGCCCAATTGCAGTTGGTGCAGATCGATTCGGTCAATGTCCTTGCCCGCAGTCACTACCTGCCCTTCTTTTCCCGGTTGGGTAACTATGACACCGCGATCCTGCAGACGATGGCAGGGAGGGCGCCTCGAAGAATGATGGAGTACTGGGCCCATGAAGCCAGTTTCATCAGGCCGGAACATTTCCCCGATCTGCTTGCCTGGCAGAAGCGGTACTGGGTGGGCGCCCACTCGTTGGACGAGGAGGTGCGAATTGACATGGAAAACCGCATCCTCGCAGTACTGGCGACGAGCAGGCCGATGACCGCCTCGGAACTGACAGCCAAGTTGGGACATGATGAAGTCCAGGACCGGGCGAACTGGGGTTGGAACTGGAACGTCGTCAAACGCGTTCTTGAACATCTCTTCGAGGAAGGGCGCGTTTCAGCCGCTGCCCGAACCGCCCAGTTTGAACGCCGGTACGCCCTGACGTCCCGTGTGTACCCCGGAGGAACACCGGAGTGGATGGATCCCGACGCATCCATGGACCGCTTGATCGAAGCAGCGGCGAAGGCTCATGGCATTGGTACGGTCCGGTGCTTCGCAGACTACTTTCGTACGCCGACCAAAGCCGGACAGGCCTCCGTGGAACGGCTCCAGAGGGCCGGCCGACTCGAGCGCGTCACCGTGAAGGGCTGGGACCGCGACGTTTTCCGGCATGTTGACGCAAAAATACCGCGCCGGGCAGAAGGGCGCGCGCTCCTCAGTCCCTTCGATTCGCTGGTTTTCGAACGGCGCCGCCTTGAAGAACTCTTCGGCTTCCACTACCGGATCGAGATCTACACGCCTGCGGCCAAGCGGCGTTTCGGCTACTACGTGTTGCCATTCCTACTTCGCGAAGGGATCGTTGCGCGGGTAGACCTGAAGGCTGACCGGCCAGGGGGCAGGCTGTTGGTTCGCTCTGCCCATGCCGAACCCTCGGCGCCCTCGGATACTGCTGAGGAACTGGCAGCAGAGCTGTGCCTCATGGGGGATTGGCTTGGGCTTCAGGAAGTGGTGGTGTCACCTGTCGGAGACTTGGCCCGGACGCTCAACGAGGCCATAGCGGCCCGTCGCCACTCCCAAGATCCGCTCGGCGGGCGCGTCAATCCGCTGACAGGGGAAACAGGCTACGTGGCCTTGGTCTCTCCCGTAGACTGA